In Dyadobacter sp. CECT 9275, the following proteins share a genomic window:
- a CDS encoding tRNA-binding protein, translating to MNTITWQDFENVDLRAGTIITVEDFPKARKPAFKLWIDFGEEIGVKQSSAQITRRYTKEALTGRQVLCVINFPPKNIAGFRSEVLTTGFVLPDGEVILAGPDFPLPNGTRLG from the coding sequence ATGAATACCATCACCTGGCAGGATTTTGAAAACGTCGACCTTCGAGCGGGAACAATCATAACCGTGGAAGATTTCCCGAAAGCCCGTAAACCGGCATTTAAACTATGGATTGATTTTGGAGAAGAAATTGGTGTCAAACAAAGCTCGGCACAAATTACCAGAAGATATACCAAGGAAGCACTCACCGGCCGACAGGTACTGTGTGTGATCAACTTCCCGCCAAAGAACATCGCCGGTTTCCGCTCCGAGGTTCTGACGACAGGCTTTGTGCTGCCGGATGGTGAGGTAATACTGGCCGGGCCCGACTTCCCTCTTCCCAATGGTACCCGGCTGGGATAA
- a CDS encoding lactonase family protein, giving the protein MKTILILVASLLPFISLAQKAKFYLGSQEKSANASISLCELDLSTGKVALLDTFNNCTGPGYLALSPNKKNLYAVSADNKVNAFKIGSDARLTYQNGQSSEGVNPCHVSVHPSGKMAFVSNYTAGSFTAYTLQPDGEVNPPVFTEQYTGHGPNAKRQEKSHAHFAATTPDGRYVYVADLGGDKLMNYAVDIKSGKLAPNAAQPAFSGKPGSGPRHFVVHPSGKWLFLLNELEATLTACSISKQGVITEIATYPTIPADFKEPNTSAAIHLHPNNKFVYVSNRGRNSISAFKIKADGTLEKVDEQTRAIAVPRDFNFDPSGKFMIVANQSTDNIVVYDVNPATGKLSFRHESISTKLPICVTFL; this is encoded by the coding sequence ATGAAAACCATATTAATTTTAGTTGCGTCCCTGCTGCCGTTCATCTCCTTGGCACAAAAGGCCAAGTTTTATCTGGGAAGCCAGGAAAAGAGTGCCAATGCATCCATTTCACTTTGTGAGCTGGATCTGTCCACAGGGAAAGTGGCCCTGCTGGATACTTTCAACAATTGTACGGGACCCGGTTATCTGGCCCTTTCGCCTAACAAAAAGAATCTGTATGCGGTTTCAGCAGATAATAAAGTCAACGCCTTTAAAATAGGTTCGGATGCCCGGCTTACCTACCAGAACGGCCAGTCGTCGGAAGGGGTGAACCCTTGTCACGTTTCCGTTCATCCTTCGGGAAAGATGGCATTTGTCTCCAACTACACCGCCGGCAGTTTTACGGCCTACACACTTCAGCCTGACGGGGAAGTGAATCCTCCTGTTTTTACCGAGCAATATACCGGGCACGGCCCGAACGCTAAACGTCAGGAAAAATCGCACGCACATTTTGCGGCCACTACACCAGATGGCCGCTACGTTTATGTGGCGGATCTGGGAGGAGACAAGCTCATGAACTATGCTGTTGATATTAAATCCGGGAAACTGGCCCCTAATGCTGCACAGCCTGCTTTTAGTGGCAAGCCAGGCTCGGGCCCAAGGCATTTTGTAGTACACCCGTCGGGTAAATGGCTATTTTTGCTGAACGAGCTGGAGGCGACTTTAACAGCCTGCAGCATCAGCAAACAAGGAGTTATTACTGAAATCGCTACTTATCCTACCATTCCGGCTGACTTTAAGGAGCCCAATACCAGCGCGGCCATTCATTTGCATCCGAACAACAAATTTGTATATGTTTCAAACCGGGGGCGAAATTCCATCAGTGCCTTCAAAATCAAGGCAGATGGCACACTGGAAAAGGTAGATGAACAAACCAGGGCAATTGCGGTACCCCGTGATTTTAACTTTGATCCGTCGGGTAAATTCATGATCGTTGCCAACCAGTCGACGGATAA